In a genomic window of Allomeiothermus silvanus DSM 9946:
- a CDS encoding helix-turn-helix domain-containing protein: protein MNNPKIAYRVDEAAKLLDVHPSTVYELVRAGSIPHKRLGRRIIIPARALEEWINSPEPWASYDYAHRR, encoded by the coding sequence GTGAATAACCCCAAAATCGCCTACCGCGTGGACGAGGCGGCAAAGCTTTTGGACGTCCACCCCAGCACGGTTTACGAGCTGGTACGCGCCGGGTCTATCCCCCACAAGAGGCTAGGCCGTCGAATCATCATCCCCGCCCGGGCGCTCGAGGAGTGGATTAACTCCCCCGAGCCCTGGGCCAGCTACGACTACGCCCATAGGAGATAA
- a CDS encoding helix-turn-helix domain-containing protein has protein sequence MNEKFITSGKAAKILGVATSTVTAMCERGEFSGAYRPGKWWRIPLAEVQRKRQPRKPEAPRE, from the coding sequence ATGAACGAAAAGTTCATAACCTCAGGGAAGGCGGCAAAGATTTTAGGGGTAGCGACAAGCACGGTCACCGCTATGTGCGAGCGGGGCGAATTTTCCGGGGCATATAGACCCGGCAAGTGGTGGCGCATTCCGCTAGCCGAAGTGCAACGCAAGCGGCAGCCCCGTAAGCCGGAGGCCCCCCGTGAATAA